From Pelotomaculum schinkii, the proteins below share one genomic window:
- a CDS encoding phage-shock protein → MAGKLNSLTDVLKKTLFFFEALSVGELAPHVHRRMLKDYTLQQVEEKVKLCLKQNECFYREKEYWRLNLEGNKDNDQFYSLLLKKGQPQSLREISKNINVKRKKVKKLFSEEAGLISDGRFIQLENGYWGLTEWEVETSHYSLKNLVIKAMKIHPGGLSIQQLHQLLNTWRETDSKTLEGVLNKFPYFETVGEGVWSYNPTVRVVYEELLKKFLSMIDRQKQRWHRDRNNWKNKSALLQNNLEEVMAGHREVAAALAEKMELTNQHDYLLTQMAEKDLLLSLRKREIFRYREHINKLESKSNSILYQCRLWVKRAREAQEEITRQKELLAKNQGSLEGLFTKLQQYKEKDRENKVRISELKEQHSTRVAELQTEIVELKQKIERIREMSAIEERRLHEEINSLSNDLKKSLRVEEEQQRSFLMAQQELAAAKEDCQEMEYQLRNPLVRMVIKICSFLNRKHAKTTI, encoded by the coding sequence ATGGCCGGTAAATTAAATTCCCTTACAGACGTTTTAAAGAAAACATTATTCTTTTTCGAAGCCCTGTCAGTAGGCGAGCTGGCTCCACACGTCCACAGGAGGATGCTCAAAGATTACACCCTGCAGCAGGTGGAAGAAAAGGTAAAACTTTGCCTCAAACAAAATGAATGCTTTTACAGGGAAAAAGAATACTGGCGTTTAAACCTTGAAGGCAATAAAGACAACGATCAATTTTACTCACTGCTGCTCAAAAAAGGCCAGCCTCAAAGCCTCCGGGAAATATCCAAAAATATAAACGTGAAAAGAAAAAAGGTTAAGAAGCTTTTTTCGGAGGAAGCCGGCCTGATTTCAGACGGAAGATTTATCCAATTGGAAAACGGGTACTGGGGTTTAACTGAGTGGGAAGTTGAAACCAGCCACTACTCTCTGAAAAACTTGGTTATAAAGGCTATGAAGATTCATCCCGGCGGCCTTTCTATTCAGCAATTGCACCAGTTGTTGAATACCTGGCGGGAAACCGACAGCAAGACGCTTGAAGGGGTCCTCAATAAGTTTCCATATTTTGAAACAGTGGGGGAGGGCGTCTGGAGCTACAATCCAACGGTAAGGGTTGTCTATGAAGAACTGCTCAAGAAATTCCTAAGCATGATCGACAGGCAAAAACAAAGATGGCATCGCGACCGGAATAACTGGAAAAACAAATCGGCCCTTTTGCAAAACAACCTGGAGGAAGTTATGGCCGGGCACAGGGAGGTGGCGGCAGCTCTGGCTGAAAAAATGGAACTGACCAACCAGCATGATTACCTCCTGACACAGATGGCCGAAAAGGACTTGCTGCTTTCCCTGCGAAAAAGAGAAATTTTCCGTTACCGGGAGCATATCAATAAGCTGGAGTCCAAGTCCAACAGCATTCTATACCAGTGCCGGCTTTGGGTGAAACGCGCAAGGGAGGCGCAGGAGGAAATTACCAGGCAAAAAGAACTCCTGGCCAAAAACCAGGGGAGTCTGGAGGGTCTTTTTACCAAGCTTCAGCAATATAAGGAAAAAGATAGGGAAAACAAGGTGAGGATCTCCGAGTTGAAGGAGCAGCACAGCACCAGGGTGGCCGAGCTTCAAACAGAAATTGTAGAATTGAAACAAAAGATCGAGCGGATACGCGAGATGTCGGCAATAGAAGAACGCCGGCTCCATGAAGAAATCAACTCACTGAGCAATGACTTAAAAAAATCTCTCAGAGTTGAAGAGGAACAGCAGCGTTCATTCCTGATGGCCCAGCAAGAATTGGCAGCAGCCAAAGAGGACTGCCAGGAAATGGAATATCAACTGAGAAATCCTTTGGTCAGAATGGTCATCAAAATATGTTCTTTCTTAAACCGGAAGCATGCTAAAACAACCATATAG
- a CDS encoding CAP domain-containing protein translates to MRRYDSMISFVPIVQFSCNPDDLELNADEILLLSKVNEERAMSGLPLLSVNQKLVELARIKSNEMFEENYFSHISPAYGTALDMVKRSGITARVMGAENIAKAKTALRVHTLLMSSREHRDNILNPLHDTIGIGVHRSVYGVIATQLFLGTLDK, encoded by the coding sequence TTGCGACGATATGACAGCATGATATCCTTTGTCCCCATAGTTCAATTCAGTTGCAATCCTGATGATCTGGAATTAAACGCTGACGAAATATTGCTGTTGAGCAAGGTCAACGAGGAAAGAGCTATGTCCGGTTTACCACTGTTGTCAGTCAACCAGAAATTGGTTGAGTTAGCCCGTATAAAAAGTAATGAAATGTTCGAAGAAAATTATTTCAGCCATATTTCACCAGCCTACGGTACTGCGCTTGACATGGTAAAAAGAAGTGGTATAACGGCCAGGGTCATGGGCGCCGAAAATATAGCCAAGGCTAAAACAGCCCTGCGGGTTCATACCTTGTTAATGAGCAGCAGGGAGCACAGAGACAATATTTTGAACCCTCTGCATGATACAATCGGCATTGGAGTACACAGGAGCGTGTATGGGGTTATTGCAACCCAACTCTTCCTTGGCACACTAGATAAGTAA
- a CDS encoding CAP domain-containing protein has product MTSIKRLLFVLVPCLLLILVAVPAAMAAPSDQGEVSSNWGDIYGYNDYYGYGNPTATNEAVLAATPTTAATNPLQSYWNKYYGTGFNQKPVTTTPTTPTTPTTPTTPTTPTTPTTPSGTSGLTADEALMFDLVNQERVKAGLPAFTLDQKLTELARMKSQDMYQNNYFSHTSPTYGSALNMERQAGYSARVMGAENIAKAATTTRAHELFMGSEGHKANILNPLHDSIGIGVTKSGSGVVVTQLFSGD; this is encoded by the coding sequence TTGACAAGCATCAAGCGTTTACTGTTCGTACTCGTCCCTTGTTTATTATTAATTTTGGTCGCCGTACCGGCAGCTATGGCAGCGCCATCAGATCAAGGTGAGGTAAGTTCAAACTGGGGCGATATTTATGGCTACAATGATTACTATGGTTACGGCAATCCAACCGCTACAAATGAGGCCGTACTTGCCGCGACACCAACAACTGCCGCAACGAACCCGCTTCAGTCTTATTGGAACAAGTACTATGGAACTGGATTTAACCAGAAACCGGTCACTACTACACCAACTACACCTACGACCCCAACAACTCCAACAACTCCAACAACTCCTACGACACCGACCACCCCTTCCGGGACCAGCGGATTAACAGCCGACGAGGCGCTTATGTTCGATCTGGTCAACCAGGAAAGGGTAAAAGCCGGACTGCCGGCTTTCACACTCGATCAAAAGTTGACGGAACTGGCCAGGATGAAAAGTCAGGATATGTACCAGAACAATTATTTCAGCCACACATCACCAACATATGGCTCAGCCCTAAACATGGAAAGACAAGCGGGCTATTCGGCCAGGGTCATGGGTGCGGAGAACATCGCCAAGGCGGCGACAACGACACGGGCACATGAACTCTTTATGGGCAGTGAGGGGCATAAAGCCAACATTCTCAATCCCCTCCACGACTCAATTGGTATAGGCGTCACCAAATCAGGCAGCGGGGTAGTTGTCACCCAACTGTTCAGTGGCGACTAA
- a CDS encoding aminotransferase class V-fold PLP-dependent enzyme codes for MIYFDSAATSWPKPSKVWEAMEHCIKFVGANPGRSGHQMALEAGRLVDEARELLAALFNIKNPDRIVFTMNATEALNLAIKGLLKEGQHVITSSMEHNSVTRPLYVLQGKGVEVTKVPCAKDGSISVKDIESAIKPNTAAVVITHASNVTGTIMPIGEIGQLTKKKGLCLIVDAAQTAGVFDLDVSFMGINLLAFPGHKGLYGPTGTGGLYIDERLELTPLKEGGTGSYSEAPGQPEVLPERYESGTVNSVGIAGLAAGLKFIRMEGIDRIRKHEMDLTKRFLEGVSGLKGITLYGPEELYNRAPVVSFSLEGKPSGKVGYALDQQYKIACRAGLHCAPDAHRTLGTLEQRLVRFSFSYFNTEKEVDFAIRSLAEIAEIPPGEFNKGEDKSCGC; via the coding sequence TTGATTTATTTCGATAGCGCGGCCACCTCCTGGCCGAAACCTTCTAAAGTCTGGGAAGCCATGGAGCACTGTATAAAATTCGTAGGAGCCAACCCAGGCAGGTCAGGACATCAAATGGCACTGGAGGCGGGACGCCTCGTAGATGAAGCCAGAGAACTTCTGGCCGCCCTGTTCAATATCAAGAATCCTGATCGTATTGTATTTACCATGAACGCGACGGAGGCGCTTAACCTTGCCATTAAAGGCTTGCTCAAGGAAGGCCAGCATGTAATCACCAGCTCTATGGAGCATAACTCGGTAACCAGGCCGCTCTATGTGTTACAGGGTAAAGGTGTCGAAGTCACCAAGGTTCCCTGCGCTAAAGACGGCTCGATCAGCGTCAAAGATATTGAGTCGGCTATTAAACCGAACACCGCTGCCGTAGTAATCACACACGCCTCAAACGTTACCGGGACGATAATGCCGATCGGTGAGATTGGCCAACTCACCAAGAAAAAGGGACTCTGTCTGATTGTTGACGCCGCTCAAACAGCCGGGGTTTTTGACCTGGATGTTTCATTCATGGGTATAAACCTGCTTGCTTTTCCGGGCCATAAAGGGCTGTACGGGCCTACCGGAACAGGTGGCCTTTATATCGACGAGAGGCTGGAGTTGACGCCCCTGAAAGAAGGAGGCACAGGCAGTTATTCAGAGGCGCCCGGACAACCGGAAGTATTGCCGGAGCGTTATGAAAGCGGCACGGTTAACTCGGTAGGTATTGCCGGATTGGCGGCAGGTTTAAAATTTATACGGATGGAAGGGATAGACAGGATTAGAAAACACGAGATGGACTTAACCAAGCGCTTCCTGGAGGGAGTTTCCGGACTGAAAGGTATCACGTTGTACGGACCGGAAGAGCTTTACAACCGCGCGCCTGTCGTATCATTCAGCCTGGAGGGAAAACCGTCCGGGAAAGTGGGGTATGCGCTGGACCAGCAATATAAAATAGCCTGCCGGGCAGGCCTGCACTGTGCGCCTGATGCGCACAGGACCCTGGGTACCCTGGAGCAGAGACTGGTACGCTTCAGTTTTTCCTATTTTAACACTGAAAAAGAAGTTGACTTTGCCATTCGTTCTTTGGCCGAGATTGCTGAGATACCGCCCGGGGAGTTTAACAAGGGCGAGGATAAATCTTGCGGCTGCTGA
- a CDS encoding acyl-CoA dehydratase activase: MKAYLGIDVGSVSINIVVMSEAGDVLTGLYLRTMGRPIEVIQEGLKEAAAAVPPDIEIAGAGTTGSGRYLAGVMVGADVIKNEITAHAVASSMLVPDVKAVLEVGGQDSKIIIMRNGIVTDFAMNTVCAAGTGSFLDQQAARLNIPITSFGELALNSQASVRIAGRCTVFAESDMIHKQQMGYGLPDIVKGLCDALVRNYLNNVAKGKEILPPVVFQGGVAANVGIRTAFETALGLPVIIPEYFNIMGAIGAAQLAKEKTAGGNSTSFKGFAVTGLPYRTGSFDCNGCSNVCEIVEIYENEKVIGRWGSRCAKWDVI; encoded by the coding sequence ATGAAAGCATATTTAGGTATTGATGTCGGATCAGTCAGTATCAATATTGTTGTAATGAGCGAGGCCGGAGATGTCCTAACCGGCCTTTACCTTCGTACCATGGGCAGACCTATAGAGGTTATCCAGGAAGGTCTTAAAGAAGCGGCGGCGGCAGTGCCGCCGGACATTGAGATAGCCGGCGCAGGTACGACCGGCAGCGGTCGCTACCTGGCAGGAGTTATGGTGGGCGCCGATGTTATAAAAAATGAGATTACCGCCCATGCCGTCGCGTCTTCCATGCTTGTGCCGGATGTCAAGGCAGTACTGGAGGTAGGCGGCCAGGATTCCAAAATTATTATTATGAGGAATGGCATCGTTACTGATTTTGCCATGAACACAGTATGTGCCGCAGGAACCGGTTCCTTTCTGGATCAGCAGGCTGCCCGCCTCAACATCCCCATTACCAGTTTTGGCGAACTTGCTCTTAATTCCCAAGCCTCTGTGCGCATTGCCGGGCGCTGCACTGTTTTTGCCGAATCGGACATGATTCATAAACAGCAAATGGGTTATGGACTCCCGGACATTGTTAAAGGGCTGTGTGACGCGCTGGTTCGCAATTACCTTAACAATGTGGCCAAAGGCAAGGAAATATTACCTCCGGTGGTGTTCCAGGGCGGTGTTGCCGCCAATGTGGGGATTAGGACGGCCTTTGAAACAGCCTTGGGTTTGCCGGTGATTATACCCGAATACTTTAATATAATGGGTGCAATCGGAGCCGCGCAGTTGGCCAAGGAAAAGACAGCGGGAGGTAATAGTACCAGTTTTAAAGGATTTGCTGTAACCGGTCTTCCCTATCGCACTGGAAGCTTTGACTGTAACGGGTGCTCGAATGTATGCGAGATAGTTGAGATTTATGAGAATGAAAAAGTAATTGGCCGCTGGGGATCCCGCTGTGCAAAATGGGACGTAATTTAG
- a CDS encoding CoA protein activase produces MPKVTFPRMGESWRTFKMLLEDLGNEVVAPPRPSKRTLDLGVRYSPEFACFPLKILMGTYLECIEMGADTIVTTGGVGPCRAGEYAMLHHKILKDIGHDIKMIVFEPPRHYPLNFIRNVLALNKARVSIRGIISHIKRAWRKLQALDNVEKMSHVTRPRELTSGNTSRVYRKALEWIDQAYTTPQIMEAEAAALEALKNIPQDPQRMVLKVGIVGEIYVLLEPASNLEIEETLGNLGVEVERSMFLTGWTRDNTWNETTEGMTVKEAAAPYLPELVGGHGRDSIGNTILCAKRGFDGMIQLAPFTCIPEIVARTILPRVSRDYDIPVLTFFLDEQTGKAGMSTRLEAFTDLLRRKKLLQARTNCVTG; encoded by the coding sequence ATGCCGAAAGTAACTTTTCCAAGAATGGGTGAATCGTGGCGAACATTTAAAATGCTCCTGGAGGACCTCGGCAACGAAGTGGTGGCCCCCCCGCGTCCCAGCAAGCGCACGCTCGATCTTGGCGTGCGGTATTCACCCGAATTTGCCTGTTTTCCACTAAAAATTCTGATGGGAACCTACCTGGAATGTATTGAAATGGGCGCCGATACCATTGTCACGACAGGCGGTGTGGGCCCTTGCCGGGCAGGGGAATACGCCATGCTTCATCACAAGATCCTAAAAGACATTGGTCATGATATCAAAATGATAGTATTTGAACCACCCCGCCATTACCCTTTAAACTTCATCAGAAACGTATTGGCGCTTAACAAAGCGCGTGTTTCCATAAGGGGCATCATTTCCCATATAAAGCGGGCCTGGCGCAAACTACAGGCTTTGGACAACGTAGAAAAAATGAGCCATGTGACCAGACCGCGCGAACTAACCAGCGGCAACACCTCCAGGGTCTACCGCAAGGCGCTTGAGTGGATTGACCAGGCTTACACCACGCCGCAAATTATGGAAGCTGAAGCGGCTGCTCTGGAAGCCCTGAAAAATATCCCGCAGGACCCCCAACGTATGGTACTGAAGGTCGGTATTGTTGGGGAAATCTACGTATTACTGGAACCTGCCAGCAACCTGGAGATTGAAGAAACACTCGGCAATCTGGGGGTTGAAGTGGAAAGATCTATGTTCCTCACAGGTTGGACCAGGGACAACACCTGGAATGAAACAACTGAAGGAATGACCGTCAAAGAAGCCGCCGCCCCCTATCTCCCTGAACTGGTAGGAGGACACGGCCGGGATTCAATCGGCAACACCATTCTTTGCGCCAAGCGCGGGTTTGATGGCATGATCCAGTTGGCCCCCTTTACCTGCATCCCGGAAATTGTCGCCCGCACCATCCTGCCCAGGGTCAGCAGGGATTATGATATTCCCGTACTTACTTTTTTCCTGGACGAGCAGACCGGGAAAGCAGGCATGTCTACCCGGTTGGAGGCATTTACCGACCTGCTGAGAAGGAAAAAACTCCTGCAGGCGAGAACAAATTGTGTAACTGGTTAA
- a CDS encoding acyl-CoA dehydratase activase-related protein, translating into MTIKVGIPGALLYYLYYPMWRTFFNELGVQVVTSGRTTKNILDQGTREALADACVPVKLFYGHVMDIKDKVDYLYIPRVVCLNRRTVYCPKFLGLPDMIRYSIKNVPPIIDVRMDTRQGRFAVVKAYLEIGKRLGAPILSVLLAYLKAVGVLHRYNRLLRKGWSPVQAMDFLENQAGGADFDGSAKSGLKFAVLGYPYAIYDSFISVNLIDKLRKYGVKVITAENIHPALLALQKNCSLPKRLFWTFSDRALKAAHFLFNQNKIDGVLHLTAFGCGPDSLLNKLIEMEAKKHSDIPFMTLMIDEQTGEAGMTTRLEAFVDMVRRRKEALACRK; encoded by the coding sequence GTGACTATTAAGGTTGGCATTCCGGGAGCTCTTTTATATTATCTTTACTACCCTATGTGGCGGACTTTTTTCAATGAACTCGGTGTCCAGGTAGTGACATCCGGCAGGACCACCAAAAATATTTTAGATCAAGGGACTCGTGAGGCGCTGGCTGACGCCTGTGTACCTGTTAAACTATTCTACGGTCATGTTATGGATATTAAAGACAAGGTCGATTACCTTTATATCCCAAGGGTGGTCTGCCTTAACCGGAGGACAGTTTACTGTCCCAAATTTCTTGGCCTGCCCGATATGATCCGGTATTCTATTAAGAATGTACCGCCTATTATCGACGTCCGCATGGATACAAGACAAGGCCGCTTTGCGGTTGTAAAAGCGTACCTTGAAATCGGTAAGCGCCTGGGAGCGCCAATACTATCGGTACTCCTTGCATATTTGAAAGCCGTGGGGGTTTTGCACCGCTATAACAGACTTTTGAGAAAAGGATGGAGCCCCGTTCAGGCCATGGATTTCCTGGAGAACCAGGCCGGGGGGGCGGATTTTGACGGTTCTGCCAAGTCCGGTTTGAAGTTTGCCGTACTTGGTTATCCCTATGCTATTTACGACAGTTTCATCAGCGTGAATTTGATTGATAAGTTAAGGAAGTATGGGGTTAAAGTCATCACGGCCGAAAATATTCACCCGGCCTTACTTGCCCTTCAGAAAAACTGCAGCCTGCCAAAACGTCTTTTCTGGACCTTCAGTGACAGGGCGCTCAAGGCGGCCCACTTTCTTTTTAACCAGAACAAAATTGACGGGGTCCTGCACTTAACAGCCTTCGGTTGCGGCCCTGACTCCCTGTTGAATAAATTAATCGAAATGGAAGCCAAAAAACACAGTGATATTCCTTTTATGACCCTGATGATTGATGAGCAAACCGGAGAAGCAGGCATGACCACCCGCCTGGAGGCATTCGTTGATATGGTCAGGCGCAGGAAGGAGGCGCTTGCATGCCGAAAGTAA
- a CDS encoding Hsp20/alpha crystallin family protein, which yields MSIVRWDPFGEISNLRNQMNKIFDHNFLRRGLMTGTEQFGPRVDLYQTDQEVVATAELPGIESKDDIEVAVTPDTLSLKGELKRFKEVEEDNIFHSERYYGTFSRMLPLPAEVKPEETLANYHNGLLEIRMPKTERGQKKMHRVKIQ from the coding sequence ATGAGTATAGTACGTTGGGATCCTTTTGGGGAAATCAGCAATTTGCGTAACCAGATGAACAAAATTTTTGATCACAATTTTTTAAGACGGGGTCTTATGACTGGTACCGAACAGTTTGGACCGAGAGTTGACCTTTACCAGACAGATCAGGAGGTTGTTGCAACAGCTGAACTACCCGGTATTGAGTCCAAGGATGATATTGAAGTCGCGGTAACTCCTGACACACTGAGCCTAAAAGGCGAGTTGAAAAGATTTAAAGAAGTTGAGGAAGATAACATCTTCCACTCTGAGAGATACTATGGTACTTTTAGCAGGATGCTGCCCTTGCCGGCGGAGGTAAAACCCGAAGAAACCCTGGCCAACTATCACAACGGACTGTTGGAGATCCGGATGCCTAAGACTGAAAGAGGTCAAAAGAAAATGCACCGGGTTAAAATACAATAA
- a CDS encoding NUDIX domain-containing protein, with protein MISDLTEKVLRSNIIYRGRILNLRVDTVELPDGRTAKREIVEHTGAVIIVPVKQDGQLLLVRQYRSATGRTALELPAGNIEPGEELESAALRELQEETGYKAKELVRLCSFFSTPGFSDEELHLFFASGLTLLNQNLDDDEFVEVLTVPWENAIQMIWSGEICDAASVAGILAVDSYMKNRL; from the coding sequence ATGATAAGCGATCTTACCGAAAAAGTTCTTCGCTCGAATATAATATACCGTGGTAGAATTCTAAACCTCAGGGTTGATACAGTAGAATTACCCGACGGTCGTACGGCAAAAAGGGAGATTGTGGAACACACGGGGGCCGTGATCATCGTCCCGGTAAAACAGGATGGTCAGCTGCTTCTGGTAAGACAATACAGATCCGCTACCGGCAGGACCGCCCTGGAACTACCGGCTGGGAATATCGAACCGGGAGAAGAATTGGAGTCAGCAGCCCTGCGGGAACTACAAGAGGAAACAGGTTACAAAGCTAAAGAGTTAGTCAGGTTGTGCAGCTTTTTCAGTACTCCCGGTTTCTCTGATGAGGAATTGCACCTATTCTTTGCATCAGGCTTGACCCTTCTAAACCAAAACCTTGATGACGACGAATTTGTTGAGGTGTTAACGGTACCCTGGGAAAATGCAATTCAGATGATCTGGTCGGGTGAAATCTGTGACGCCGCGTCAGTGGCCGGTATTCTGGCCGTGGACAGCTATATGAAAAACCGGCTGTGA
- the minC gene encoding septum site-determining protein MinC, producing the protein MGSQMVSFKGTRNGLVIVLDPSREFEDIKNTLRSKMESARGFFSGAKFSIADMHQKIPTSQKDELEDICRQYGMVPNPDGSVVTRSKAARPYQSQSAIPSPVGDGEAALMVRRSLRSGQRIVYAGHVVVLGDIHPGAEVMAGGNVLVLGNCRGVIHAGIDGNSSAKVVAMRLSPTVLSIAGKRFTPDLTGQHAGYCRTARLSGKEFVFE; encoded by the coding sequence TTGGGCAGTCAAATGGTTAGTTTTAAAGGAACAAGGAACGGCTTGGTAATTGTCCTTGACCCAAGCCGGGAATTTGAAGATATCAAAAATACACTGCGCTCAAAGATGGAGTCGGCCAGGGGGTTTTTTAGCGGCGCCAAGTTTTCCATAGCTGACATGCACCAAAAAATCCCCACCAGCCAAAAGGATGAGCTTGAGGATATCTGCCGGCAATACGGAATGGTCCCCAACCCTGACGGCAGTGTTGTGACACGCTCTAAAGCGGCCCGGCCGTACCAGAGCCAGAGCGCAATTCCTTCGCCGGTTGGTGATGGTGAAGCAGCGCTCATGGTCAGGCGTTCACTGCGTTCGGGACAGCGTATCGTTTATGCGGGACATGTCGTTGTACTGGGCGATATCCACCCTGGCGCAGAGGTGATGGCAGGCGGCAACGTGCTGGTGTTGGGGAACTGCCGGGGGGTAATCCATGCAGGTATTGATGGAAACAGCTCCGCCAAGGTGGTGGCCATGCGGCTGTCTCCAACGGTATTGAGCATTGCGGGCAAGAGGTTTACTCCCGACCTTACCGGACAGCATGCCGGTTACTGCCGTACTGCCCGCTTGTCCGGCAAGGAATTTGTTTTTGAATAA
- the galT gene encoding galactose-1-phosphate uridylyltransferase: MSEWRKDPIVDRWVVIATERSKRPSNYKEIRDEKSSNECPLCEGHEKETPPEIIAYREQGTGRDTPGWWMRVVPNKFPAVDIEGQPYLQERGVYQFMRGVGAHEVIVESTKHEPGLDTQSVKQVEEVVWGWRDRSLDLRKDQRLKYIQIFKNTGPTAGASLEHTHSQLIATPQIPSEVNAEITGMNEYHNRHGRCALCDIIAQELREGERLVAENRHFVCFAPFASRFPFETWIVPTEHQSDFGQIRAQQVQDLAAMLRSVVRKMTLMIKNIPYNIVLHTSPVNVQDDHGNYHWHLEILPRLTTIAGFELGTGYYINPTPPEIAAQALREIQEFYPLQKESELEVARYV; this comes from the coding sequence ATGTCCGAATGGAGGAAGGACCCCATCGTTGACCGGTGGGTTGTCATCGCCACAGAACGCTCCAAACGCCCTTCCAACTACAAAGAGATCAGGGATGAAAAGAGTTCTAACGAATGCCCTTTATGTGAAGGCCACGAAAAAGAGACCCCTCCGGAAATAATCGCATATCGCGAACAGGGAACCGGCAGGGACACTCCCGGCTGGTGGATGCGGGTAGTGCCAAACAAGTTTCCCGCAGTTGACATCGAGGGCCAACCCTACCTGCAGGAACGCGGTGTTTACCAGTTCATGCGCGGGGTGGGCGCGCATGAGGTTATCGTTGAGTCAACCAAACATGAGCCCGGGCTTGATACGCAATCAGTGAAACAGGTGGAGGAGGTTGTCTGGGGCTGGCGTGATCGATCCCTGGATCTTCGCAAAGACCAAAGGTTGAAATATATTCAAATATTTAAAAACACCGGCCCCACGGCCGGCGCTTCACTGGAACACACCCATTCGCAGCTGATTGCGACACCTCAGATACCAAGCGAGGTCAATGCGGAAATAACCGGGATGAATGAATACCATAACCGCCATGGCAGATGCGCGCTGTGCGATATCATCGCGCAGGAGTTGAGGGAAGGGGAAAGACTGGTTGCTGAGAACCGGCATTTTGTCTGCTTTGCGCCTTTTGCTTCACGTTTTCCCTTTGAAACCTGGATTGTCCCTACTGAACACCAGTCCGATTTCGGGCAGATCAGAGCACAACAGGTGCAGGACCTGGCGGCTATGCTCAGGTCTGTTGTTCGCAAAATGACCTTGATGATTAAGAACATACCCTATAACATAGTGCTGCACACATCACCCGTTAACGTACAGGATGACCATGGAAATTATCACTGGCATCTGGAAATACTGCCCCGCCTGACTACTATAGCCGGTTTTGAACTGGGTACGGGATATTATATCAACCCCACCCCACCTGAGATAGCTGCCCAGGCCTTGCGAGAAATACAGGAATTCTATCCTTTACAAAAAGAATCTGAATTGGAGGTAGCCCGGTATGTTTGA